One genomic segment of Rubripirellula tenax includes these proteins:
- a CDS encoding AAA family ATPase: protein MNSPLPPAGSDPVAPPPVSASTAPQISERFAPVRELYQKIAGEIGKLYVGQDELVLGTLTALFSGGHVLIESVPGLGKTLFVRTLGRTLGCEFGRIQFTADLMPSDITGAPVYDMQKSEFRFRPGPVFTQFLLADEINRSPAKTHAALLEIMQEYRVTVDGTSHQVPRPFLVMATQNPLESEGTYNLPEAQLDRFMFKLRVDYPSAAQEAEILKMHSKQIDLNQRLRDEVMTITNPEQILNVMQLCGTVRIEESLVDYINQIVRATRTWPAFHIGASPRAGLALMQASRTLAAFGGRDYAVPDDVVEIAIPALRHRIELTAEAEIEGRTADEELSNLIRGIEVPRD, encoded by the coding sequence TTGAATAGCCCGCTCCCACCCGCCGGTTCGGATCCTGTTGCACCGCCGCCGGTTTCAGCTTCGACTGCGCCGCAGATATCCGAACGATTCGCACCCGTTCGCGAACTGTATCAAAAGATCGCTGGCGAGATCGGAAAGCTTTATGTCGGCCAAGATGAACTGGTCCTCGGCACATTGACCGCCCTATTTTCCGGCGGCCACGTGTTGATCGAGTCGGTACCGGGCTTAGGGAAAACGCTTTTCGTACGGACACTCGGTCGAACGCTGGGGTGTGAATTCGGACGCATCCAATTCACCGCCGACTTGATGCCGTCGGACATCACCGGTGCGCCGGTGTACGACATGCAAAAGAGCGAGTTTCGTTTTCGTCCCGGCCCCGTGTTCACTCAATTCTTATTGGCGGACGAGATCAACCGATCGCCCGCAAAGACTCACGCGGCGCTCTTGGAAATCATGCAGGAGTACCGCGTCACGGTCGACGGAACCAGCCACCAAGTGCCGCGTCCGTTTTTGGTGATGGCGACGCAGAACCCGTTGGAAAGTGAGGGCACCTACAACCTGCCCGAAGCCCAACTGGACCGGTTCATGTTCAAGCTGCGCGTCGACTATCCATCAGCCGCTCAGGAGGCTGAGATTCTAAAGATGCACAGCAAGCAGATCGACTTGAACCAGCGACTGCGCGATGAGGTGATGACCATCACCAATCCGGAACAAATTTTGAACGTCATGCAATTGTGCGGTACCGTGCGAATCGAAGAGAGTTTGGTTGACTACATCAATCAAATTGTTCGTGCGACGCGAACGTGGCCCGCGTTCCACATCGGCGCCTCCCCACGCGCCGGATTGGCGTTGATGCAAGCGTCACGAACATTGGCGGCGTTCGGCGGACGCGACTACGCGGTGCCCGATGACGTCGTCGAAATCGCGATCCCGGCGCTGCGTCATCGGATCGAATTGACAGCCGAAGCGGAAATCGAAGGCCGCACTGCGGACGAAGAACTGAGCAATCTGATTCGAGGCATCGAGGTGCCTCGCGACTAG
- a CDS encoding class I SAM-dependent methyltransferase, with the protein MTTDMSHSADPFFEPYDRKNVAYGDEPTAAIAAFLDQVDGGGRAIDLGAGAGRDTVALAAAGFDVTAVDLSGRGLERIHERAKSGGVANRVTTKEADVRDVALAANTYNAIVATTVLDHIPAADAMRVWGQMTEALTDTGMLFVEVHTTEDPGSPEHPGCDSDAPISETAGAVINYFRPNQLASWAVDPKSRLRVLRYEERQEWDYTHGPEHLHGKAILLAVREGFYPDWFGQPAAFPRNAS; encoded by the coding sequence ATGACGACTGACATGAGCCACTCGGCTGACCCTTTTTTCGAACCTTATGACCGCAAGAACGTCGCTTATGGTGACGAGCCAACGGCGGCGATCGCTGCATTTTTGGACCAGGTCGACGGTGGTGGTCGCGCGATCGACTTAGGCGCCGGCGCTGGTCGCGATACGGTGGCGCTTGCGGCAGCAGGGTTTGATGTCACGGCGGTGGATTTAAGTGGCCGTGGGCTTGAACGTATCCACGAGCGGGCCAAGTCCGGCGGTGTCGCCAATCGCGTGACGACCAAAGAAGCTGACGTGCGCGACGTGGCGCTTGCGGCGAACACGTATAACGCGATCGTCGCGACGACCGTGTTGGACCACATTCCCGCCGCCGACGCGATGCGTGTTTGGGGCCAAATGACCGAGGCGCTCACCGACACGGGGATGCTGTTTGTCGAAGTTCACACGACCGAGGATCCGGGCAGTCCCGAGCACCCCGGTTGCGATAGCGACGCCCCCATCAGCGAGACGGCGGGCGCGGTGATCAATTACTTTCGCCCCAACCAGCTGGCGTCATGGGCGGTCGATCCGAAGTCACGACTGCGCGTGCTTCGATACGAGGAACGCCAGGAATGGGATTACACGCACGGCCCCGAACACTTGCATGGCAAAGCAATCTTGCTAGCCGTCCGCGAAGGATTTTATCCCGATTGGTTCGGACAACCCGCTGCATTCCCTCGAAACGCGTCTTAG
- a CDS encoding DUF202 domain-containing protein — MPEQDPDASRRDDLALVRTDLANERTLLAYGRTALMVSATGATLIKFFPDTMLIHIAGWGFGAVGILVAFVGATRFAVLRKRLHRS, encoded by the coding sequence ATGCCCGAACAAGACCCCGATGCCTCGCGCCGCGATGACCTGGCACTCGTCCGTACCGACTTGGCGAACGAGCGAACGCTGCTGGCTTACGGCCGAACGGCACTGATGGTATCGGCCACAGGAGCGACGTTGATCAAGTTCTTCCCCGATACGATGTTGATTCATATTGCGGGCTGGGGATTTGGTGCCGTCGGCATATTGGTCGCCTTCGTTGGTGCAACCAGGTTCGCCGTTCTACGCAAGCGATTGCACCGGAGCTAG
- a CDS encoding thiazole synthase: MSKSLRWSAAARLGRCDYSLLQLHFPFVPTSHLNHLARRLSTDPNIPDDRPLTIGSHTLASRMIVGTGRYDSMEQMRDSLDASGADCVTVAVRRERLYDKTGQNILDFLDLDRYILLPNTAGCYTAADAIRAAKLGREILRTLGNAGADWVKLEVLGDSKTLLPDPTETLNACRELAADGFQVLCYTSDCPVTAQKLKAAGAASVMPAGSPIGSGQGLLNVNNLKIILEYLKEDDPDYPVIIDAGVGTASDISEAFELGADGVLLNTAIAHARDPIRMARAMKYATLAGRDAFLAGRIPKRLYGTASSPTEGVISTRPYGSAARD; encoded by the coding sequence ATGTCGAAGTCGTTACGTTGGTCGGCGGCGGCTAGGCTAGGGCGATGTGACTACTCGTTGCTGCAACTTCATTTCCCATTCGTTCCAACATCGCATCTGAATCACTTGGCACGCCGCTTGTCCACCGATCCGAACATCCCTGATGACCGTCCACTGACCATCGGATCGCACACGTTGGCCAGTCGTATGATTGTCGGCACCGGTCGGTACGATTCGATGGAGCAGATGCGAGATTCGCTCGATGCGTCGGGCGCCGATTGCGTGACGGTGGCGGTGCGTCGCGAGCGGTTGTATGACAAGACGGGCCAGAACATTCTCGATTTTTTGGATCTTGATCGGTACATCCTGTTGCCCAACACGGCGGGATGTTACACGGCGGCCGACGCGATCCGAGCAGCCAAACTGGGCCGAGAAATACTGCGAACGCTCGGTAACGCCGGCGCCGACTGGGTCAAATTGGAAGTGCTGGGCGACAGCAAAACGTTGCTCCCGGATCCGACGGAAACATTGAACGCGTGCCGCGAACTTGCCGCCGACGGTTTCCAAGTGCTGTGCTACACCAGCGATTGCCCCGTCACGGCCCAGAAGCTAAAGGCCGCCGGTGCTGCAAGCGTCATGCCGGCCGGCAGCCCCATCGGAAGCGGGCAAGGACTGTTGAACGTCAACAACCTGAAGATCATTTTGGAATATCTAAAAGAAGATGATCCGGATTACCCCGTCATCATCGACGCAGGTGTCGGCACGGCAAGCGACATCAGCGAAGCGTTTGAATTGGGCGCCGACGGCGTGCTGCTGAACACCGCGATCGCGCATGCACGCGACCCGATTCGCATGGCCCGTGCGATGAAGTACGCGACGTTGGCCGGGCGTGACGCTTTTCTTGCCGGTCGCATCCCCAAACGTCTCTATGGCACCGCAAGCAGTCCCACCGAAGGCGTCATCAGTACTCGCCCCTACGGTTCCGCCGCACGCGACTAG
- the thiS gene encoding sulfur carrier protein ThiS, translating into MIKITVNGRAVEIESAMSVKQLLDTVEVPPNYLAVEVNGDVVPREDYAATLVGPGDDVEVVTLVGGG; encoded by the coding sequence TTGATTAAAATCACTGTCAACGGCCGAGCCGTCGAGATCGAATCCGCCATGTCGGTCAAGCAATTGCTCGACACGGTTGAAGTGCCGCCCAACTATTTGGCGGTCGAAGTCAACGGTGATGTCGTTCCTCGCGAAGACTATGCCGCTACTTTGGTAGGGCCCGGTGACGATGTCGAAGTCGTTACGTTGGTCGGCGGCGGCTAG
- a CDS encoding sugar phosphate isomerase/epimerase family protein, whose amino-acid sequence MPRPVTLFTGQWADLPIEEMARMTAGFGYDGIELACWGDHFEVDRALAEDDYCDNRRKLLDDAGLQCHAISAHLAGQAVLDNIDARHKSILPPYVWGDGDPDGVNKRAAEELKNTARAAQKFGVDVVNGFTGSSIWHLLYSFPPVPPAMIDAGFDLLAERFNPILDVFGECGVRFALEVHPSEIAFDIYTAQRALEALDHRAEFGFNFDPSHLIWQGVDPVQFIRTFADRIYHVHIKDAIVKLDGSAGILASHLNFGDYRRGWDFRSPGRGGVNFEEIIRALNDIGYEGPLSIEWEDCGMERTFGAREACEFTKKLDFSPSNRAFDAAFDEAND is encoded by the coding sequence ATGCCTCGTCCCGTCACTCTATTTACTGGCCAATGGGCCGACTTGCCGATCGAAGAGATGGCCCGCATGACCGCTGGCTTCGGCTACGACGGAATCGAGCTGGCGTGTTGGGGGGACCATTTCGAAGTCGACCGCGCCCTGGCCGAAGATGATTACTGCGACAATCGACGCAAGTTGCTAGACGACGCGGGGTTGCAGTGCCACGCGATCAGTGCGCACTTAGCCGGTCAAGCGGTGCTCGATAATATCGACGCTCGCCACAAGTCGATTCTGCCGCCTTACGTTTGGGGCGATGGGGATCCCGATGGAGTGAACAAGCGAGCCGCCGAAGAATTGAAAAACACGGCTCGTGCGGCACAGAAATTTGGCGTCGATGTTGTCAACGGTTTCACCGGCAGCAGCATTTGGCACCTGCTCTACTCGTTCCCGCCCGTGCCTCCGGCGATGATCGATGCCGGGTTCGATCTGCTTGCCGAGCGGTTCAATCCGATCTTGGATGTGTTCGGCGAGTGCGGCGTTCGATTCGCATTGGAAGTCCACCCGTCGGAAATCGCGTTCGACATCTACACGGCCCAACGTGCACTCGAAGCACTCGACCATCGCGCCGAATTCGGTTTCAATTTTGACCCCAGCCACTTGATCTGGCAGGGCGTCGATCCGGTCCAATTCATTCGCACGTTTGCCGACCGTATCTATCACGTCCACATCAAAGACGCGATCGTCAAGCTGGACGGCAGCGCCGGCATTTTGGCCAGCCACTTGAACTTCGGCGACTACCGACGTGGTTGGGATTTCCGCAGCCCCGGTCGCGGCGGTGTCAATTTCGAAGAGATCATCCGTGCCCTCAACGACATCGGTTACGAAGGACCACTGTCGATCGAATGGGAAGACTGCGGCATGGAGCGAACATTCGGAGCCCGTGAAGCGTGCGAGTTCACCAAGAAGCTGGACTTCTCGCCATCCAACCGCGCCTTTGACGCCGCTTTCGACGAAGCGAACGATTGA
- a CDS encoding prenyltransferase/squalene oxidase repeat-containing protein, whose protein sequence is MRDAVVAQDVSTDDSATISIDTLADRGIEFLKNRGQADDGSFSPETGAAVTGLCVRAILEHRPAAVNDPAVKKAIDFIESKIQPDGGIYAAGSKWKNYETSVAVGALIKANGDHKFDSVLKRAELFLKGIQWDEDEGVTPADAAYGGAGYGSHSRPDLSNTAFLIDALRELGNDADDESIQKALKFVIRTQNLAGEGNDTEHADDIGDGGFYYTPAAGGQSQAGESDGGGLRSYASMTYAGLKSMIHAGLTKDDPRVVAAMDFIRKNYSLDANPGMGTAGLFYYYHTFGKALDVAEIETLDDASGQPHVWREELVRTLARHQQNDGSWVNSENDRWMEGDRNLVTAYALLALAFASEQ, encoded by the coding sequence ATGCGCGACGCCGTGGTTGCCCAAGACGTTTCTACCGACGATTCAGCGACCATTTCGATTGATACATTGGCCGATCGCGGTATCGAGTTCTTGAAAAACCGAGGGCAAGCGGACGACGGATCCTTCAGCCCCGAAACGGGCGCAGCGGTCACAGGCCTTTGCGTTCGCGCGATTCTTGAACACCGCCCTGCGGCAGTAAACGATCCCGCTGTCAAGAAAGCCATCGACTTCATCGAGAGCAAAATCCAACCCGATGGCGGCATTTATGCGGCCGGGTCGAAGTGGAAGAACTACGAAACCTCGGTCGCCGTTGGTGCCCTGATCAAAGCCAACGGTGACCACAAATTCGACAGCGTGCTCAAGCGAGCCGAACTGTTTCTCAAGGGCATCCAGTGGGACGAGGACGAAGGCGTCACGCCGGCCGACGCGGCCTATGGTGGTGCAGGCTATGGCAGCCACTCACGGCCAGACCTCTCCAACACGGCGTTCCTGATCGACGCACTCCGCGAACTGGGCAATGACGCCGATGACGAGTCCATCCAGAAGGCGTTGAAGTTCGTCATCCGAACGCAAAACCTAGCCGGTGAAGGCAACGATACCGAACATGCCGACGACATTGGCGACGGCGGTTTCTATTACACGCCGGCCGCCGGAGGGCAAAGTCAGGCGGGTGAATCCGATGGTGGTGGGCTGCGCAGCTACGCGTCGATGACATACGCGGGACTGAAAAGCATGATTCATGCGGGGCTCACCAAGGACGATCCTCGGGTGGTCGCTGCGATGGACTTCATTCGCAAAAACTACTCGCTCGACGCCAACCCCGGCATGGGAACGGCTGGTCTGTTCTACTATTACCACACGTTCGGCAAAGCGCTCGACGTTGCGGAAATCGAAACATTGGACGATGCATCGGGCCAGCCACACGTTTGGCGAGAAGAATTGGTAAGAACGTTGGCCCGACATCAGCAGAACGACGGATCGTGGGTGAACTCCGAAAACGACCGATGGATGGAAGGTGACCGCAACCTCGTCACCGCTTACGCTTTGTTGGCATTGGCCTTTGCCAGCGAACAGTGA
- a CDS encoding WD40 repeat domain-containing protein, with protein sequence MTRSWMKQIVASMSAFALASMGVGSLARCEEVAAAPNVDSTWVTSIAKFGNEGKFAASTATGLLLRPADVVSFDASDPSKLTKLYTHPAAVWRLVVTDDGSTIASVDYRGNLMTMNRGESDAKLHEKAFERWCQALTITPDQKSLVAGNEAGKVFAWDLAEGKVRKSVELDGHAVTGLSVSPDGKQVAACDGGGHVHLLSWPELESVGKIEINAEPAWCIAFVNDGKQLLLGSGDRHLYRVDATDGAKAESVAEGSDWITQIAVSPGGQVVASEVGGKLHFPGASSDPMTAPSGVWSLAWNGDGQLLVGTRKSGVVTAGRSWNWTAPQPADSQPANAEPTAKTHD encoded by the coding sequence ATGACTCGAAGTTGGATGAAGCAGATCGTTGCGTCGATGAGCGCCTTCGCATTGGCGTCGATGGGCGTGGGAAGTCTTGCGAGATGCGAGGAAGTTGCTGCCGCCCCGAATGTCGATTCCACTTGGGTCACCTCGATCGCGAAATTTGGCAACGAGGGCAAGTTCGCCGCCTCGACAGCCACCGGCCTGTTGTTGCGTCCCGCCGATGTCGTGTCGTTCGATGCGTCGGATCCGTCGAAGCTGACAAAGCTGTATACACACCCGGCCGCGGTTTGGCGATTGGTCGTCACCGATGACGGATCCACCATCGCCAGCGTTGATTATCGCGGCAATCTGATGACGATGAATCGCGGCGAAAGCGATGCGAAGTTGCACGAGAAAGCCTTCGAGCGATGGTGCCAAGCACTGACAATCACGCCCGACCAAAAGTCCTTGGTTGCCGGTAACGAGGCGGGCAAAGTGTTCGCTTGGGATCTGGCCGAAGGCAAGGTTCGCAAGTCCGTCGAACTGGATGGGCACGCCGTTACCGGACTTTCCGTTTCGCCCGACGGAAAACAAGTCGCCGCATGTGATGGCGGTGGCCACGTGCATTTGCTGTCGTGGCCCGAACTGGAATCCGTAGGCAAGATCGAAATCAATGCCGAACCGGCCTGGTGCATTGCGTTCGTCAACGATGGCAAACAGTTGCTGCTGGGCAGCGGTGATCGACACCTTTATCGCGTCGATGCGACCGACGGTGCGAAAGCGGAAAGCGTTGCCGAGGGCAGCGACTGGATCACCCAGATCGCCGTTTCGCCCGGCGGGCAAGTCGTCGCCAGTGAAGTGGGTGGAAAACTGCATTTCCCCGGCGCATCTTCCGATCCGATGACGGCCCCCAGCGGCGTTTGGTCGTTGGCGTGGAACGGCGATGGCCAGTTGTTGGTCGGCACTCGCAAGAGCGGCGTCGTCACAGCGGGCCGATCATGGAACTGGACGGCACCCCAACCCGCCGACTCGCAACCAGCCAACGCGGAACCGACGGCGAAAACCCATGATTGA
- a CDS encoding PSP1 domain-containing protein yields the protein MIEAISDRSAETPQYVVRCGSMRILGVMTSKQRYRYGDDVIVRTDRGTEIGTVLCEATPTALDSMTEPTQGRIVRSMSDDDRSQWRHLETKTVDDLQVANRCVDALRLKMELVDVERILGGERLVVYFLAEERVDFRQLVRDLAKEFQTRIEMRQIGVRDEAKLLADYGDCGQPICCATFLSKMPPVSMKMAKLQKATLDPSKISGRCGRLKCCLRYEFDTYESLAKELPPPGSVVLTRDGNVTVVAQDILSRQLTVKTDDHRRVLISADDVLSIVKRGEELGKPRRSRARKPNKDVDPDTSS from the coding sequence ATGATTGAAGCGATTTCCGACCGTTCGGCCGAAACGCCCCAGTACGTTGTCCGCTGCGGATCGATGCGTATTCTAGGCGTAATGACTTCCAAGCAGCGTTATCGTTACGGCGACGATGTGATCGTACGGACCGATCGCGGTACCGAAATCGGAACCGTCCTCTGTGAAGCGACGCCGACGGCGTTGGATTCGATGACCGAACCGACGCAGGGCCGTATCGTCCGTTCGATGTCCGACGACGATCGTTCCCAATGGCGTCACCTTGAAACGAAAACGGTCGATGACTTGCAGGTCGCCAATCGCTGTGTCGATGCACTGCGACTAAAAATGGAATTGGTTGACGTCGAACGTATTCTTGGTGGCGAACGACTGGTGGTGTACTTCTTAGCCGAAGAACGTGTCGATTTCCGCCAATTGGTTCGTGACCTTGCCAAGGAATTTCAGACGCGAATCGAGATGCGGCAAATCGGCGTACGTGACGAAGCCAAACTGTTGGCGGACTACGGCGACTGTGGCCAACCGATCTGTTGTGCAACGTTTCTTAGCAAGATGCCGCCCGTGTCCATGAAAATGGCCAAGCTGCAAAAAGCGACGCTCGATCCGTCAAAGATTTCGGGACGTTGCGGTCGGTTGAAATGCTGCTTACGTTACGAGTTTGACACTTACGAATCGTTGGCGAAGGAATTACCACCGCCCGGAAGTGTTGTCTTGACGCGAGACGGCAACGTGACGGTCGTCGCACAAGACATCCTGTCCCGGCAATTGACGGTCAAGACGGATGACCATCGGCGAGTCCTGATCTCGGCGGACGATGTGCTTAGCATCGTGAAACGCGGCGAAGAACTTGGGAAACCACGTCGAAGTCGAGCGAGAAAACCGAACAAAGATGTAGATCCGGATACTTCGTCGTAG
- a CDS encoding Minf_1886 family protein: MPGHQRKPIPIHDPLLPDSMHPDEFDMKSPLQAMRELLAEDTRYKIEAYQFIREALQYAHENMDKVTTPTLSDTEETDQDVDARHVTGQQLCQACRMYALQQYGYLAKMVLANWGVERTGDFGDLVYNLIRIEQMRKSESDRREDFDDVYCFDDAFEPEFEFVTKKDED, translated from the coding sequence ATGCCCGGTCATCAACGAAAACCGATTCCGATCCACGATCCGCTACTACCCGACTCTATGCACCCCGACGAGTTCGATATGAAGTCTCCGTTGCAAGCGATGCGAGAACTGTTGGCCGAGGACACGCGTTATAAAATCGAAGCGTACCAGTTCATTCGCGAGGCCTTGCAGTACGCGCACGAAAACATGGACAAAGTCACGACGCCGACGCTTTCGGATACCGAAGAGACTGACCAGGACGTCGACGCGCGGCACGTCACCGGTCAACAACTGTGTCAAGCATGTCGCATGTACGCGCTGCAACAATACGGGTATCTCGCCAAGATGGTTCTCGCGAATTGGGGTGTCGAACGTACGGGCGACTTCGGCGATTTGGTCTACAATCTGATTCGTATCGAACAGATGCGAAAAAGTGAATCCGATCGCCGCGAGGATTTTGATGATGTCTATTGCTTCGACGATGCGTTTGAACCCGAGTTCGAGTTCGTTACCAAAAAAGACGAAGACTGA
- a CDS encoding class I SAM-dependent methyltransferase translates to MCCCLLLCIPSCLPSRATAQDAALPATAESDSKPVEEARTEYLGRTLATPMSHLGASWLIRPERDEEESTSESFLQLKLTPGMTVCDMGCGNGYWTLPMARAVGSKGKVLAVDIQREMLHKLRERSGRLKLPQIKPVLGEIDDPKLPSGEVDLLLMVDVYHEFSHPESMLWGIRRSLAPEGVVALLEYREEDPAVPIKPLHKMSKSQIIKEYEANGLKLVREYNELPWQHLMFFARDDSPLEKIDASPFP, encoded by the coding sequence GTGTGCTGCTGCCTGCTTCTTTGCATTCCCTCGTGCTTACCATCACGGGCGACCGCACAAGATGCGGCACTCCCAGCAACCGCCGAATCGGATTCCAAGCCTGTCGAAGAGGCGCGAACCGAGTATCTGGGCCGAACTCTTGCGACTCCCATGTCGCACTTGGGTGCGTCGTGGTTGATCCGCCCGGAACGTGACGAAGAAGAAAGTACGTCGGAATCGTTTCTGCAATTGAAACTCACGCCCGGCATGACCGTTTGCGACATGGGCTGTGGCAACGGATATTGGACCTTGCCGATGGCTCGCGCCGTCGGAAGCAAAGGCAAAGTCTTGGCCGTTGATATTCAACGCGAAATGTTGCACAAGCTTCGCGAGCGTTCAGGGCGATTGAAGTTGCCGCAGATCAAGCCCGTGCTCGGCGAGATTGATGACCCGAAACTGCCCTCGGGCGAAGTCGACTTGTTATTGATGGTCGATGTCTATCACGAGTTTTCGCATCCCGAGTCGATGTTGTGGGGAATCCGGCGATCACTCGCACCCGAAGGCGTTGTCGCCTTGCTTGAATACCGCGAAGAAGATCCCGCCGTGCCGATCAAACCACTGCACAAGATGTCGAAGTCCCAAATCATCAAAGAGTACGAAGCGAATGGTTTGAAGTTGGTTCGTGAATACAACGAACTTCCCTGGCAACACTTGATGTTCTTTGCCCGCGACGACAGTCCGCTTGAAAAGATCGACGCTTCTCCGTTCCCTTGA
- a CDS encoding MFS transporter has protein sequence MNPVVRIQLSIMMFLEFFVWGSWYVTAPNFLQTIGFNAADLGNTYSVGPIAGLITPLLVGLIADRFFSAQKVLAILHLLGGVILFAAISMMKGDSPSPSVLNWGFFLGYMLTYYPTLALTNTIAMKNMSDPETEFPGIRVLGTIGWIAAGLALTFTGTETNVGMFYLAAGAAIALGAFSFFLPDTPPVKSDEKVSIRQLFGLDALAMLKDRSYAVFLISSMLICIPLAFYYQIASRVVELVQLPIGFTMSFGQASEIIFMLIMPFFFKRLGVKWMLAIGMLAWVIRYALFAFGATDQIRWMIIGGIILHGICYDFFFVTGQIYTDKKAPPAMRAQAQGLLVMLTLGLGMMIGAQVAGHIEGEHTTEQATEFNEQVVAKTKLIDEATKANATSESLATLTAEKDDLRHSELAAIEWKSLWMKPALFALAVLVGFVVLFNDRVRPSSSEPASSDPTS, from the coding sequence ATGAATCCCGTCGTCCGAATCCAACTTTCGATCATGATGTTCTTGGAGTTTTTTGTGTGGGGCTCGTGGTATGTGACCGCACCTAACTTCTTGCAAACGATTGGGTTCAACGCCGCCGACCTTGGTAACACGTACTCGGTGGGGCCTATCGCGGGATTGATCACGCCACTGTTGGTTGGTTTGATTGCTGACCGCTTCTTCAGTGCCCAAAAAGTGCTGGCAATCTTGCACCTTCTCGGTGGCGTGATTCTGTTCGCAGCGATTTCGATGATGAAGGGTGATTCGCCGTCACCCTCGGTTTTGAACTGGGGCTTTTTTCTCGGCTACATGCTGACGTACTATCCGACGCTTGCACTGACCAACACCATTGCGATGAAGAACATGTCGGATCCCGAAACGGAGTTCCCCGGCATCCGCGTGCTGGGAACCATCGGCTGGATCGCCGCCGGCCTTGCATTGACTTTCACCGGCACCGAAACCAACGTGGGTATGTTCTATCTTGCTGCGGGAGCGGCGATTGCGTTGGGGGCCTTCAGCTTCTTTTTGCCCGATACACCGCCCGTCAAGTCGGACGAGAAAGTCAGCATCCGGCAATTGTTTGGGCTCGATGCGCTGGCGATGCTGAAGGACCGTTCGTATGCAGTGTTCTTGATTTCGTCGATGCTGATTTGCATCCCACTAGCTTTCTATTACCAGATCGCCAGCCGCGTCGTCGAACTGGTCCAGTTGCCGATCGGATTCACGATGTCGTTTGGCCAAGCATCTGAGATCATCTTCATGCTGATCATGCCTTTCTTCTTCAAGCGATTGGGCGTGAAGTGGATGCTTGCGATCGGAATGCTGGCCTGGGTAATTCGCTATGCACTGTTCGCCTTCGGGGCGACAGACCAAATTCGCTGGATGATTATCGGCGGGATCATCCTGCACGGCATCTGCTATGACTTCTTCTTCGTGACGGGCCAAATCTACACCGACAAGAAGGCTCCCCCGGCAATGCGGGCTCAAGCCCAAGGGCTGTTGGTGATGCTGACACTCGGGTTGGGAATGATGATCGGTGCGCAGGTCGCCGGCCACATCGAAGGTGAGCACACGACCGAACAGGCAACGGAATTCAACGAACAAGTCGTTGCGAAAACGAAGTTGATCGATGAAGCTACGAAAGCCAATGCGACATCGGAGTCTTTGGCCACGCTGACAGCAGAAAAGGACGATCTGCGACACTCGGAATTGGCCGCGATCGAGTGGAAATCTTTGTGGATGAAACCAGCTTTGTTTGCGCTAGCCGTGTTAGTCGGTTTTGTTGTCCTATTCAACGATCGAGTTCGTCCGTCTTCATCGGAACCGGCGTCATCGGATCCGACTTCGTAA